The sequence AGCCCCAAAGAGCCGCCAATCAATCCCAAGCCCACGATCCCCACGGGCCCCTGCCGCCACAGATTGGCAGTGCTGCGAGCAGGAGCCTGGGGGCTGGGCAAGGAATCGGAAGTCATCGGGGCGCAGGAGCCATCCCGCCAGCTTCCTACGCTTTTTATCTGTTGGTTGGCTGGGAATGCTCGAAGCCCACGCCCACCAGCAACTCAAAGCCCTGTTGCGCCAGGAGGGCAGTGCTCCCTGGCCCCACCACCTCAGCCTCAGCCGCTTGGTGGCCCGCAGCCTGCGCCGCGGCGACCACACCCTGGTGCGATTAGCCCCAGGCAGCGAACCCAGCTGGTGGATCAGCCTGCTCGTACCCCTAGCCCTGAGCGAGTGCCCCCTGGCAATAGTGGTGGGCGAGGCCCAACGCCAACGGCTGCTGCAAGTGGAGCTGCCCAGGCTGGCAAAGGCCGAACCAAGCATGGCCCTGCCCTGCTTCGAAGGCGACCAATCACCAGAAGATGCCCGCGTCTGGTTGCTTAATCATCAGCAGCTGGTGGCGGCCTGGCAACAGGGGTGGCTGGGGGAGCGCCAACTGGTGATCCCGGAGGCTGAACAGCTAGACGCCCTGCTGGGCCAAGCCCTGGAGGTGGTGGTCACGCCCCAGCACTGGGACCAACTGCGGCTGGCCCAGCCAGCGGCTGAGTCCAGCCTGCTGAGCCTGCACCAACTGCTCAATCGCCGGGTGCTCAGCGCTCCCCACCGTCCCAACCAGCTGGTGGCCCTGGCCCCAGACGACGAAGCACCCCTGCGCCACCTACTGCAGCTGCTAAGCCCCCTACCCCCGCCATGGCCCGACTGGCTGGCCGCCAAGGGCGACGGCTGGACCAGCTGGGCCCAGCTGAATCCCCAACTGCTGCAATGGCAACTGCACCGCCACCCCCTCGAGCCCCTGGCGCTACTCCGCGGCCTGCTGGAGCGGCGGGGTGCGGTGCTGCTGGGCCAACTTGGGCAGGGGAGTGAATTGGGGCTGCAACCGGTTGTGGAGCTGAATCTCGGCGATGCGCCCCTTGCCGACCCCCTGCCCCTATTTGCACCGCTGCGCCAACCGCTGCCGAATAGCCCGAACTACGGACAGCACCTGCTCGAGCAAAGCCGGCGCCTGATCCTTGGCCAAGCTGGGCTAACGGTCGTACTGATCGATGACGACGCCCTGCGATTAGGACTGGCCAGTGGGCTGGCGGCGGAATTCGGCAGTCGAGTAGTGCACGAGAGCACCGCGCCCGAAGGCAATGGGGTGATTTGTGCCCGCTGGTGCTGGTGGCTCGAGCAGCAGGCCCGGCTGCCGCTGCCAAGCCAGATCGTGATCGCCCTGCTGCCGATCGCCAGCCTCGAAGATCCACTCACCGCTGCGCGAGTAATGGCCCTGCGCCGGGAGGGTCGCGATTGGTTCCGAGAGGGCCTGTTGCCAGATGCCCTCACCCGTTTGCAGCTCGGTGTAGCGGGGCTTAGGCGCGAGGGCGCTGGCCGGCTGGCCGTACTGGATGGGCGGCTGCGGGGGCGGAGCTGGGGCCGCCAGGTGCTTGCGGCCCTGGAACCCTGGATCAACCTCACCCGCCTACTGCCTCACTGACGTGGGATCCTGACTTCACCATCCAAGTAGCGGAGGCCATGGGGGAAGCCAAGCGACGCAGCATTCAGGGTCTGCCACCCAAGCTGGTTAAGCCGAAACGGCCCAAAGAAATTGACACCTCACCACGAATCGCAGCCTGGCTGCCACTAACGCGCAACCAGGCTGATCGCTTCGTCACCCTCACCACGAAAGGGGCCTGGATAGGCATCGGCGCCTTGGTGCTGTTCTGGCTGACGGTTCGTTTTGTCGGCCCCGCAGCCGGATGGTGGAACCTGTCCGACGGCTGACCCGCCAAATCCTGAAGAAAAGATTAGGATCTTGTGAATCCGTCGGATCGTCGTGTTCCCACGCTTAGCCGAGCAGTACAGATCTGTGGTTCACGACCTGGTGATGAGTCTGCAGGCTCTCGCCAAAAGCCTTCAAGACCGAGGCACTGCTGCCACCTGCTACGTCTGCGGTGATGGCCGAGATGGTCACGGAGCCTCCTTCGTCGCCAACCTCGACGCGAACCACATGGTGCGGTTCTTAGTTTCCGATTTCGGCATCAGCTGGGTGGAATCCCGCAATGGCCACGAACTGGTGAAGCTGGAAGGAGCCGAAGCCATTCAGGAGCTGCAGCGAGTCGCCCAAGTGCTCCAAAGCCCCGTGGCAGCCAAGGGACCACGAGCTCAATCCCCAGCCAACCTGCCTAACCCCAACCAGCTCAAGGGAGCATTCACACTCCCTTGAGCTAGGGCAAGCCGCTCAGCTAGCCACCGGCAACTCTTCGAGGCCATCGCCAACTTCAGCGAGGGCTGATGCTGCAACAGCCGCCTTAGCCGCCGCGGCAAGGGGCTTCATGGAATTGGCGGTGACCTCTGAGCCCTCCTTCAGCTTTTGCCGAGTGAGTCGCTCAATCACCTCAGCCTGGGCTGGGTTTTGCTCCAACCAGGTGATCGTGTTGTCCCGGCCCTGACCAATGTTGTCGCCCTCGTAGCTATACCAGGCACCTTTGCGGATTACCACACCGGTCTCCTCTGCCAAGTCGAGCAAACAGCCCAGGGTGCTGATACCACGGCCAAACAGGATGTCAAATTCAGCAATCCGGAAGGGCGGGGCGACTTTGTTTTTTGCCACCTTCACCTTGGCGCGGATGCCGTACTCCTCGGTGCCCCGCTTGAGGGTCTGAATCCGGCGAATGTCCAAGCGCACCGATGCATAAAACTTGAGGGCATTACCGCCGGTGGTGGTTTCCGGATTGCCGTAGGTGACACCGATCTTCTGGCGCAGCTGGTTGAGGAAGATCACGGTGCAGCCGGATTTACCGATATTGCCGGTGATCTTGCGCATGGCCTGGCTCATCAGACGAGCTTGGGCACCCACAGCCAGATCCCCCATTTCACCTTCAATTTCAGCGCGGGGGGTCAAGGCCGCCACCGAGTCGATCACCACAATGTCCACGGCGGCTGAACGCACCAGCTGATCGACGATCTCCAAGGCCATCTCACCGGTATCCGGTTGGGAGACCAGCAGGTTTTCAATGTCAACGCCAAGGGCCGCTGCATAGACGGGGTCGAGAGCATGCTCCGCATCCACAAAAGCGGCCACACCACCTCGCTTCTGCACCTCGGCAATGGCATGCAGCGTGAGGGTGGTCTTACCGGAACTCTCCGGCCCATAGACCTCCACTACTCGGCCTTTGGGATAACCCCCACCCAGGGCCAGATCCAGGGTGAGGGCACCGGTGCCGATGGTTTCCACCCGCATGCGGGAGGCATCCCCCAGGCGCATGATCGAACCCTTGCCGAAATTGCGCTCGATCTGATTCAAGACAAGCCCCAAGGCCTTGTCGCGCTCGGCTGCTGCCCGGCTATCGGCAGTCGAACTATTAGCGGAAGAGGCAGTAGCTGAAGAATTAGTAGCTGACGAGGTGGTCGCAGCAGAAGAGGCAGAAGCCGAAGCAGAGCTGGCTGAGGCGCGGGAAGCAGGGGGCACGGAAGAGCTGGAGGAGGAGTTAGGGGTAGCGGGCATAACAGCAATCAAATGCGAAGGAACAGGCCGCAAAGACGCAAAGCAGGGCGGGGAGCGAGCCGTAAATCGGCATGACCCGCAGGCACGATCTCCAGGCAAACCCGAAGACGGCCATCTTGCGACCTCTAAGCAGCAAGTGCCCCTAAAGCGGGCCGGCGTATCAATTGCTTATAGTACGAGCGTACTCTAGCTCACTGAGGCCATTGCGCCAGGGGGGCAGCAAATAGCTCCGGCGTCAGCCAGGCGATGTCAGCCGGCAAAGCCTCAGCGTCCTGGGGACCCAAGTACCCCCAACTCACCAAAAAACAACGGACCGATGCCAAGCGGGAATCGGTTCGCACCGTTGCCAGCGTGGGGCGTCTGTCTTCGACAAACCAGAGCGGGCGCCCCTGATCCAGCAGCTGGTGCAGCACCTCGGGCTTGCTGCCGTGCTCGTGGCCATAAAGGGCGGAAGGCTCTAGAGCCGCAGCCGCCAACAGCCTGGCCGCAAAAGCGGCGCCCTTGGTGGTAAGCACCACCCAGTCGGCCCCTTCCTGCCCCAAGCGCTGTAATCGCTCCTTCACCCCCGGGTAAAGCCTGTGGCGGGAAAGCCAGGCAGCAGGCGCTTCGGCGATGGCGGCATTGCGGACCTGCTCAAGCTGGCGCTGCAGCCGCTCCGGCCGCCACCCCCAACGAGACAGAGCGGCAGGTAAGGCCCCGTCGTAATCGGCCAGCAACCCCTCCAGATTGAGCTCCGGACGTCCCAGCTCCGCTGCCATCAGCACCATCTCCCAACCCTTGTGAATCAGGGGCCGCAAGCTGATGAAACCTGCCGGTGCCTGCTCGGGGAGCACCAGCTCTGGAGCCAGCTGCAGCGCCGCCGCCCGGGCCGACCACCAGTATTCCGGCATGCCATCCATCAACACCCCGTCGAAATCAAAAACGATCAGGGGGCCAGATCTAGCCAAAAAGCCAGTCGCGGCAGCGGGAGCGAAAGACATGGTTCAAAACTGGGTCGCTAGGATTCGAACCTAGGAATGGCGGTACCAAAAACCGCTGCCTTACCGCTTGGCGACGACCCAATGGGGCTCTGAAAGAGCTTGAACCAAACCTAACGGATTGGCTCTACCGGAATTTCCGGCACCCAGATAGTTACCCATAGCGCCCGGTCCTTCGTCAACCGCCGCCGCCGCCTGCTCCTTGCTCAGACAGGAAATAGCCGCAGTCGCTGCTCCACACCGCGACCAAACACAGCGGTGCGCAGCCGATAGCGATCAGCTAATTCCGCCTGCATCAGCCGCACCCTCTCGCTGCGGGGCAACAGCTCTACGGGCTGGCCGTGGGGCAACACAACCTGTTCAACCGCCAGCCGGCATTCCTCCAGCCCGGCGAGTGCGTCATCGGCCTCGGCGCTGCAGGCAGCCACCGCGACTGGATCCTTTTGCACCTGGCCCTCTCGATGACGCTGGAGCAGCCGCTCTAGGGCGCGCTGCAGCTGGGGCGGGGCCGCCGACTTCAGGACCAAAATCGGCAGGCCCAGCTCCTGAGCCTGACGGCGCACATGGGGATCACGGCCGAGATGTTGGCGCAGGCTGAGTACCGCGTCAGCCAGCTCGACACTGCCCACCAGCTCCACGGGCAACTGACGGGCCCGCACCACCTGCTCCAGCGGCCCCAGGCTGAGCCCCGCTCCATACACCCGCAACATTGCTGCAGCGGCTTCAACCGCTGGTCGCTCTGACGCCGCGTCAGCTTCCTCCAAATCGGGCAAGGGTGCGGCAGCCAGCCGTGGTCGCCCATGGGGCCGCGGCGCCACTGCCTCCCTGGCAGCTAGGGCAGGCCCCGACTCCTGTTGCCGCTGCAGCTGCCCATCAGCGTCGAGTTCCCGGATCTCAGGGCGCCCAACCTGGCCCCGCAGCAGCATGTCCACCGTGCGGGCCACATCCCTGTGCACATGCCAACGATGGCGGCTGTGCATCTCCACCGCCATGGCGAAAGTAGGCTCGGCAGCCCTCTCCAACACGGTTTTCTGCGTGCGACGGCGACGGGCCTCCTCATCGCCGAGCGTCACCGCCTGAATGCCACCCACCAAATCGGAGAGGGTGGGGTTTTTGATCAAGTTTTCAATGGCATTGCCATGGGCCGTGGCCACGAGCATCACGCCACGCTCGGCAATGGTGCGCGCCGCCTGGGCTTCCAGCTCGGTGCCGATCTCGTCAATAACGATTACCTCGGGCATGTGGTTTTCCACGGCCTCGATCATCACTTGGTGCTGAAGCTCCGGCCGGGCTACCTGCATGCGCCGGGCGCCGCCAATGGCGGGATGGGGAATGTCGCCATCCCCGGCGATTTCATTGCTGGTGTCAATCACCACCACCCTCTTGCCCAGGTCATCGGCCAACACCCGGGCGATCTCGCGCAGGGCGGTGGTCTTGCCCACACCAGGGCGCCCCATCAACAGCAGCGACTCGCCAGCATCGAGCAGGTCGCGCACCATGGCCACTGTGCCGAACACTGCTCTGCCCACCCGGCAGGTGAGTCCCACGATCGTGCCGGTGCGGTTGCGGATCGCACTGATGCGATGCAGGGTGCGCTCAATGCCGGCACGGTTGTCGCCGCCGAAGCTGCCTAGTCTCTCCACCACTGCAGCCAGGTCGGCGCGCTCCAGGGGCTGATTGCCCAAGGCGCTTACCTGGCCCGGGTAGCGGGCCTCGGGCACCCGGCCCAGATCGAGCACAACCTCCAGCAACTGCTCACGCGACTCGGCAGTCGCCAGAGCCGCCTGCACCACCTCAGGCAGCAGGGCCAGCAGGCGATCGAGGTCGTCGGTGACGCGCTGGGGGCCGATCAAAGCAGGGCTGGACACCGAATCGCAAGGCACTACGTACGTTCTAGCCAGGGATTAACAAGCTCCCGAGCCAGCCCCAGGGCAAGGGGGAAAAGCTCGGCATCGGCAAGCAAAGAGCGTCCCCGCCCCTGGGCCTCAAGTAGCAGGGGCTGCAACAGCCGGCGAGCCACGCCACCAAAGGCGACGCCAGCGATTCGACGCTGCAAGGGATAGGTGGTCAACTGCGGCAGCGTGTGGGCGTTGGTGCCCCCAGCCAGCTGCACGGGGCCGGGGGGAGCCTGGGGGAGCACGGCCGCAACCAACTTGACGGCGGCACGGGCCGTTCCCGCCCCCACATCACCACTCATCGGCCGGCCGTCTAGCTGCCAAAGGGGACGAAAGCCGGCGCCGCGCAACAAAGTGAAGCGCTGCCATAGATCCGCCACCAGCGCAGCGGGCGACTGGGCTGTGCCCTCAAGACCCGCACTCACCGCCAGCCGCTGCAGCTGCACGCCACTGGCCCTCAGCTGGTCAACCCGCTCTGCAAAGGCCACGCCGCGACCCGGGTGAGTGTGCAGTTCCACCGCATCAGGGCGCAACTGAGCCAGCAGAGGGGGCACATCGGCTCCTGCCAGCACATGACTCCGCTCCTCAATCAGTCCGTAGGGGCAGGCAGGTAGGCAGCGGCCACAGCCGTAGCAGCGCTCCGCCAACACCCCTGGAGCACCAGTAGCGGCAAGCCCGATGGCCAAGGCAGGACAAACCCGCTCACAGGGGCGGGGGCAGGCCGGCGGGCAGCAAGCGGGGTCGAACCAAGCCTTACGGAAATGGGGATCGTCGCCATCGCTGAGGCTCAACATCAACCAGGGGCGGCTGGCTCCACGGGCTTCGGCCCAATCAATCCCGCGACGGATCGCGGCCACCACAGCCGCATCTACCGCTCCATCTATGCAGTGCACCCCAGCCAGAGAAAAAATGCCGCAGAGGTCTTCGATCGCAGCCAGATCCTGGTTGCTAGCCCCGCAGATCAACTTGACCCAGCGACCTGAGGCGAGAGCCTCCTCAGGCGTCAAGCAGCTGCTCAAGGGGCTGCCAGCGCAGTTCCCGGGAACCGCCCATCTCCACAACAAGCTTGAGGCGGGGCTCACGCTGGCAGAGGGCAATCAGGGAGCCCAGTTCAGCTTGAGATAGAACCTGACCCTCCAACAACCACAGCAGAATCGGCTGCGCGCCCTCGAGCAAAGCCCCCAATTGAGGCATCACTCGCTGCACCTCGCCCACGGCTGCGCCCCTGCCCACGCTCTGGTGACCCAGATGGGGCGGACGCACACCGTGCAACTGCAAAAGAAAGGCCTCAGGATCACCAAGCCCCCGCGCCGAGGTGAGCTGGGCGCGATAACCAACAGCCCGCATCCGTCGCATCAAGCGAGTCTCTGCGCCACCCTCAAGGGGTGCAAATAGGGCCAGAGCACCAGCGCGCTCAAGGTCTTGGCGGAAACCGCGACCGGAGAGCAACAGGGGCATTACGGGAAATTGCTAGCTAGACACCACTTTGACAGCCCAGGACGGGTTAGGTGGTGGGTTATGTTCATCAACTGTGCCATTGATATGTGCCCGACCGCTAGCCGGGCCTCCAGATCACGGCACACGATCACCAGTGGTGGTGATCGTCCTCGGCCAGCACGGTCCCAGCAGCTTTAAAAGGTTGCAGGTCACGTCGGGAAACTGCCAGAACGCACTGCTCTCACGTCTGTTGAGTCCAGTCCGGTTCCGATAAGTCCCAGCCGCGCTGATCCGAATCAGATCAGCCTCGCTAGCCCTTGGAAATCGCAATCCGCTGATGGAAGCCCGTGCTTCCGCGGCGAAGAGCGGCCCCTCGGCCGAGCCAGGCAAGATCCTGACCGCTTCAGTTTCACCGTCGTGCATGAGCCCCTTGCTCACTGCACTCGGTGGTCCAGCTGGCGTTGTTTCCCCTCCTATGTCTATCGGCATTCTTGGGAAGAAATTGGGCATGTCCCAGTTCTTCAACGACGAGGGCAAGTCCATCCCGGTCACCTTGATCGAGGCGGGTCCTTGCCGCATCACCCAACTCAAAAGCACCAGCACCGACGGCTACAACGCTGTTCAGCTTGGTTTTGGCGACATTCGCGAAAAGCTCGTGAACAAGCCGGCCAAGGGGCACTTAGCCAAGTCTGGTGATGAGGTCCTGCGCCACCTGAAGGAATATCGGGTCGACAGCGTGGATGGCCTTGAGCTGGGTGGCTCCATCTCCGTGACGGCCTTTGAGCCTGGTCAAAAGGTTGATGTGAGCGGCGACACCATGGGCCGTGGCTTTTCCGGCCTCCAAAAGCGCCACGGCTTCAGCCGGGGGCCCATGACCCACGGTTCCAAGAACCACCGAGAGCCTGGCTCGATCGGCGCCGGCACTACGCCGGGCCGCGTCTACCCCGGCAAGCGCATGGCGGGCCGCTACGGCGGCAAACAAATCACCACCCGCGGCCTCGTCATCCTCAAAGTGGATGTAGAGCGCAACTTGCTGGTAGTGAAGGGTTCGGTGCCCGGCAAGCCTGGCGCCCTGCTCAACATCCGCCCGGCGAACCGGGTGGGCGCGAAAGCCGGGAACTGAGGAGAAAACCAATGGCTAATTGTGTAATTCGCGACTGGCAAGGCAAGGAGGCCGGCAAGGCTGCCCTTGAACTCAAAGTCGCTAAGGAATCGTCTGCCACGGACTTGGTGCATCGCGCCGTGGTGCGTCAGCTGGCCAACGCCCGTCAGGGCACAGCCAGCACGCTTACACGCGCTGAAGTAGCTGGTGGCGGCCGCAAGCCCTACAAGCAAAAGGGCACAGGTCGGGCCCGCCAAGGCTCGATTCGGACCCCCCTCCGCCCCGGCGGTGGTGTGGTGTTTGGTCCCAAGCCCCGCAGCTACACCCTGGCGATGAACCGCAAGGAGCGGCGCCTGGCCCTGCGCACCGCGTTGATGAGTCGCATCAACGACATCACCGTGGTCAAGGGCTTTGGCGTTGGGCTCGATACCCCCAAAACCAAGGAAATCACCGCCGGCCTCGGCCGGCTTGGTATCGAAGCCGGCACCAAGGTGCTGGTGGTGCTCGACGGAGCCTCCGAGGCCGTGCGCCGCTCGGTGCGCAACCTCGAGAAGGTCAAGCTGATCGCTGCGGATCAGCTCAATGTGTTTGATTTGCTCCACGCCAACAAGTTGGTGGTGAGCGAGGAAGCACTCGCGAAGATTCAGGAGGTCTACGGCGATGGCTGAACGTTTTTCGAGCCGGCTTGCGGATGTGATCCGTCGGCCGCTGATCACCGAGAAGGCCACCCGGGCCCTCGAGCAGAACCAGTACACCTTTGAGGTGGACCATCGGGCTGCAAAACCCGACATCAAGGCTGCCGTTGAACAGCTGTTCGACGTCAAAGTCATCGGCATCAGCACCATGAATCCCCCTCGCCGCTCCAGGCGGGTGGGCCGCTTCGCCGGCAAACGTGCCCAAGTGAAGAAAGCAGTGGTGCGCCTCGCCGAAGGCAATGCCATCCAGCTGTTCCCTGAGTCCTGAGGGGTCTGAAAAGAAATGGCTATCCGTAAATACCGACCCATCACCCCCGGCACCCGTACCCGTGTCGCCAGCGACTTCTCCGAAGTAACTGGCCGCGAACGGGAGCGAGGCCTGGTGGTCGCCAAACACCGCCGCAAAGGCCGCAACAACCGCGGCGTGATCACCTGCCGCCACCGCGGCGGTGGTCACAAGCGCCTCTACCGCATCGTCGACTTCCGCCGCGACAAGCTAGGAGTCGTCGCCAAAGTTGCGGCCATCCACTACGACCCGCACCGCAACGCCCGCCTAGCCCTGCTCTTCTACGCCGATGGCGAGAAGCGCTACATCCTTGCTCCGGCTGGCATTGAGATCGGACAGCAGGTGATCTCCGGACCCGAGTCGCCGATTGAAACGGGGAATGCCCTGCCTCTATCTGCCATCCCCCTCGGCTCCAGCGTCCACAACGTTGAGCTCTATGCCGGTCGGGGCGGCCAGATGGTCCGCACTGCTGGTGCCAGTGCCCAGGTGGTTGCCAAAGAGGGCGACTACGTAGCCCTCAAGCTGCCTTCAACCGAAGTACGCCTTGTGCGCCGCGAGTGCTACGCCACCCTCGGTGAAGTTGGCAACTCCGAAGTCCGCAATACCAGCCTGGGCAAGGCTGGTCGCAAGCGCTGGCTTGGTCGCCGGCCTGAAGTGCGTGGTTCGGTGATGAACCCCTGCGACCACCCTCACGGTGGTGGTGAGGGCCGCGCCCCGATCGGACGTTCCGGTCCGGTCACCCCCTGGGGCAAACCTGCCCTTGGCTACAAAACCCGTAAGCGGAACAAACCCAGCAATCGGTTTGTGCTCCGGAAACGTCGCCGTACCTCCAAACGGAGCCGTGGCGGACGCGATTCCTGATGATCAACACCGCTTTGCTGTTCGCTTAATCCACCATGGGACGTTCGCTCAAAAAAGGACCGTTTGTTGCCGACAGCCTGCTCCGCAAGGTTGAAAAGCAAAACGGCGCAGATGACAAGTCCGTGATCAAAACCTGGTCTCGTGCTTCCACCATCCTGCCGATGATGATCGGCCACACCATTGCTGTTCACAACGGCAAATCCCATGTTCCCGTCTACGTGACGGAGCAGATGGTGGGCCACAAACTCGGGGAATTTGCCCCCACCCGCACCTTCCGGGGCCACATCAAGGATAAGAAAGGAGGCCGCTGACGCTATGGCAAACACACCTTCCAACCAGGCTCTCGCCCACGGCCGCTTCATCCGCGGTTCCGTATCCAAGGTGCGACGAGTTCTCGACCAGATCCGTGGCCGCAGCTATCGCGAGGCCCTGATCATGCTCGAGTTCATGCCTTACCGCTCCACCGGCCCCATCACCAAGGTGTTGCGCTCGGCTGTCGCTAACGCCGAAAACAATCTCGGCCTAGACCCCTCGACATTGGTGATCGCTTCAGCGATCGCCGACATGGGTCCCTGCCTGAAGCGCTTCCGCCCCCGCGCCCAGGGTCGTGCCTACGCGATCAAAAAACAAACCTGCCACATCAGCATTGCTGTGGCTCCTTCCACCTAACCCCCGAGGACACCGAAAGATGGGACACAAG comes from Cyanobium sp. Tous-M-B4 and encodes:
- a CDS encoding helicase, translated to MLEAHAHQQLKALLRQEGSAPWPHHLSLSRLVARSLRRGDHTLVRLAPGSEPSWWISLLVPLALSECPLAIVVGEAQRQRLLQVELPRLAKAEPSMALPCFEGDQSPEDARVWLLNHQQLVAAWQQGWLGERQLVIPEAEQLDALLGQALEVVVTPQHWDQLRLAQPAAESSLLSLHQLLNRRVLSAPHRPNQLVALAPDDEAPLRHLLQLLSPLPPPWPDWLAAKGDGWTSWAQLNPQLLQWQLHRHPLEPLALLRGLLERRGAVLLGQLGQGSELGLQPVVELNLGDAPLADPLPLFAPLRQPLPNSPNYGQHLLEQSRRLILGQAGLTVVLIDDDALRLGLASGLAAEFGSRVVHESTAPEGNGVICARWCWWLEQQARLPLPSQIVIALLPIASLEDPLTAARVMALRREGRDWFREGLLPDALTRLQLGVAGLRREGAGRLAVLDGRLRGRSWGRQVLAALEPWINLTRLLPH
- a CDS encoding DUF2839 domain-containing protein, giving the protein MGEAKRRSIQGLPPKLVKPKRPKEIDTSPRIAAWLPLTRNQADRFVTLTTKGAWIGIGALVLFWLTVRFVGPAAGWWNLSDG
- a CDS encoding DUF1815 family protein, whose translation is MFPRLAEQYRSVVHDLVMSLQALAKSLQDRGTAATCYVCGDGRDGHGASFVANLDANHMVRFLVSDFGISWVESRNGHELVKLEGAEAIQELQRVAQVLQSPVAAKGPRAQSPANLPNPNQLKGAFTLP
- the recA gene encoding recombinase RecA produces the protein MGLVLNQIERNFGKGSIMRLGDASRMRVETIGTGALTLDLALGGGYPKGRVVEVYGPESSGKTTLTLHAIAEVQKRGGVAAFVDAEHALDPVYAAALGVDIENLLVSQPDTGEMALEIVDQLVRSAAVDIVVIDSVAALTPRAEIEGEMGDLAVGAQARLMSQAMRKITGNIGKSGCTVIFLNQLRQKIGVTYGNPETTTGGNALKFYASVRLDIRRIQTLKRGTEEYGIRAKVKVAKNKVAPPFRIAEFDILFGRGISTLGCLLDLAEETGVVIRKGAWYSYEGDNIGQGRDNTITWLEQNPAQAEVIERLTRQKLKEGSEVTANSMKPLAAAAKAAVAASALAEVGDGLEELPVAS
- a CDS encoding HAD family hydrolase, whose protein sequence is MSFAPAAATGFLARSGPLIVFDFDGVLMDGMPEYWWSARAAALQLAPELVLPEQAPAGFISLRPLIHKGWEMVLMAAELGRPELNLEGLLADYDGALPAALSRWGWRPERLQRQLEQVRNAAIAEAPAAWLSRHRLYPGVKERLQRLGQEGADWVVLTTKGAAFAARLLAAAALEPSALYGHEHGSKPEVLHQLLDQGRPLWFVEDRRPTLATVRTDSRLASVRCFLVSWGYLGPQDAEALPADIAWLTPELFAAPLAQWPQ
- a CDS encoding AAA family ATPase, translated to MGPQRVTDDLDRLLALLPEVVQAALATAESREQLLEVVLDLGRVPEARYPGQVSALGNQPLERADLAAVVERLGSFGGDNRAGIERTLHRISAIRNRTGTIVGLTCRVGRAVFGTVAMVRDLLDAGESLLLMGRPGVGKTTALREIARVLADDLGKRVVVIDTSNEIAGDGDIPHPAIGGARRMQVARPELQHQVMIEAVENHMPEVIVIDEIGTELEAQAARTIAERGVMLVATAHGNAIENLIKNPTLSDLVGGIQAVTLGDEEARRRRTQKTVLERAAEPTFAMAVEMHSRHRWHVHRDVARTVDMLLRGQVGRPEIRELDADGQLQRQQESGPALAAREAVAPRPHGRPRLAAAPLPDLEEADAASERPAVEAAAAMLRVYGAGLSLGPLEQVVRARQLPVELVGSVELADAVLSLRQHLGRDPHVRRQAQELGLPILVLKSAAPPQLQRALERLLQRHREGQVQKDPVAVAACSAEADDALAGLEECRLAVEQVVLPHGQPVELLPRSERVRLMQAELADRYRLRTAVFGRGVEQRLRLFPV
- a CDS encoding LdpA C-terminal domain-containing domain, which produces MSSCLTPEEALASGRWVKLICGASNQDLAAIEDLCGIFSLAGVHCIDGAVDAAVVAAIRRGIDWAEARGASRPWLMLSLSDGDDPHFRKAWFDPACCPPACPRPCERVCPALAIGLAATGAPGVLAERCYGCGRCLPACPYGLIEERSHVLAGADVPPLLAQLRPDAVELHTHPGRGVAFAERVDQLRASGVQLQRLAVSAGLEGTAQSPAALVADLWQRFTLLRGAGFRPLWQLDGRPMSGDVGAGTARAAVKLVAAVLPQAPPGPVQLAGGTNAHTLPQLTTYPLQRRIAGVAFGGVARRLLQPLLLEAQGRGRSLLADAELFPLALGLARELVNPWLERT
- a CDS encoding NAD(P)H-quinone oxidoreductase subunit N is translated as MPLLLSGRGFRQDLERAGALALFAPLEGGAETRLMRRMRAVGYRAQLTSARGLGDPEAFLLQLHGVRPPHLGHQSVGRGAAVGEVQRVMPQLGALLEGAQPILLWLLEGQVLSQAELGSLIALCQREPRLKLVVEMGGSRELRWQPLEQLLDA
- the rplC gene encoding 50S ribosomal protein L3, translating into MSIGILGKKLGMSQFFNDEGKSIPVTLIEAGPCRITQLKSTSTDGYNAVQLGFGDIREKLVNKPAKGHLAKSGDEVLRHLKEYRVDSVDGLELGGSISVTAFEPGQKVDVSGDTMGRGFSGLQKRHGFSRGPMTHGSKNHREPGSIGAGTTPGRVYPGKRMAGRYGGKQITTRGLVILKVDVERNLLVVKGSVPGKPGALLNIRPANRVGAKAGN
- the rplD gene encoding 50S ribosomal protein L4, giving the protein MANCVIRDWQGKEAGKAALELKVAKESSATDLVHRAVVRQLANARQGTASTLTRAEVAGGGRKPYKQKGTGRARQGSIRTPLRPGGGVVFGPKPRSYTLAMNRKERRLALRTALMSRINDITVVKGFGVGLDTPKTKEITAGLGRLGIEAGTKVLVVLDGASEAVRRSVRNLEKVKLIAADQLNVFDLLHANKLVVSEEALAKIQEVYGDG
- a CDS encoding 50S ribosomal protein L23, with product MAERFSSRLADVIRRPLITEKATRALEQNQYTFEVDHRAAKPDIKAAVEQLFDVKVIGISTMNPPRRSRRVGRFAGKRAQVKKAVVRLAEGNAIQLFPES
- the rplB gene encoding 50S ribosomal protein L2; translated protein: MAIRKYRPITPGTRTRVASDFSEVTGRERERGLVVAKHRRKGRNNRGVITCRHRGGGHKRLYRIVDFRRDKLGVVAKVAAIHYDPHRNARLALLFYADGEKRYILAPAGIEIGQQVISGPESPIETGNALPLSAIPLGSSVHNVELYAGRGGQMVRTAGASAQVVAKEGDYVALKLPSTEVRLVRRECYATLGEVGNSEVRNTSLGKAGRKRWLGRRPEVRGSVMNPCDHPHGGGEGRAPIGRSGPVTPWGKPALGYKTRKRNKPSNRFVLRKRRRTSKRSRGGRDS
- the rpsS gene encoding 30S ribosomal protein S19, which translates into the protein MGRSLKKGPFVADSLLRKVEKQNGADDKSVIKTWSRASTILPMMIGHTIAVHNGKSHVPVYVTEQMVGHKLGEFAPTRTFRGHIKDKKGGR
- the rplV gene encoding 50S ribosomal protein L22 — protein: MANTPSNQALAHGRFIRGSVSKVRRVLDQIRGRSYREALIMLEFMPYRSTGPITKVLRSAVANAENNLGLDPSTLVIASAIADMGPCLKRFRPRAQGRAYAIKKQTCHISIAVAPST